A genomic stretch from Xiphophorus maculatus strain JP 163 A chromosome 16, X_maculatus-5.0-male, whole genome shotgun sequence includes:
- the LOC102221688 gene encoding serine/threonine-protein kinase SBK1-like, translated as MNPAPPASRSPASRSPASRSPADVLEELQLIAAQNLETLDISRYYQVVRELGKGTYGKVDLVIHKIRGTKMALKFLRKKSTKLKSFLREYSVSLYLSPCPFIINMFGIAFQTDDFYIFAQEFAPAGDLFDIIPPQVGLPEAVAKRCVQQVAIALDYLHCKKLVHRDIKPENILIFDTECRKVKLSDFGMTRRAGSPVKRVSGTIPYTAPELCDAARHDGFSVDFSTDVWAFGVLLFCMLTGNFPWEKAMPNNAFYEEFVRWQRRRSGAAPSQWRRFTDEALRMFRRLLSIEQQRRCAIKEVFSYFNHSWMLDTENGNGGAATANAVDISSSSSEEDALVDRLKQQSLSPGCMDAHFASNGERVNRNSSDRRRILVTTPIEICV; from the exons ATGAACCCGGCGCCGCCCGCCTCCCGCTCGCCCGCCTCCCGCTCGCCCGCCTCCCGCTCGCCCGCCGACgtcctggaggagctgcagctgatcGCGGCTCAGAACCTGGAGACTCTGGACATCAGCCGGTACTACCAGGTGGTCCGAGAGCTGGGCAAGGGAACCTACGGGAAGGTGGACCTGGTCATCCACAAGATCCGAG GCACCAAGATGGCGCTGAagttcctgaggaagaagagcacCAAGCTGAAGAGCTTCCTGCGGGAGTACAGCGTGTCGCTCTACCTGTCGCCCTGCCCCTTCATCATCAACATGTTCGGCATCGCCTTCCAGACTGACGACTTCTACATCTTCGCCCAGGAGTTCGCGCCGGCGGGGGATCTGTTCGACATCATCCCGCCGCAG GTGGGACTCCCTGAGGCCGTGGCGAAGCGCTGCGTCCAGCAGGTGGCCATCGCCCTGGACTACCTGCATTGTAAGAAGCTGGTCCACCGGGACATCAAACCGGAGAACATCCTCATCTTTGACACCGAGTGCAGAAAGGTCAAGCTGTCGGACTTCGGCATGACGCGGCGCGCCGGCTCTCCGGTGAAGCGCGTCAGCGGCACCATCCCGTACACGGCGCCGGAGCTGTGCGACGCGGCGCGTCATGATGGATTCAGCGTGGACTTCAGCACAGACGTGTGGGCGTTCGGCGTGCTGCTGTTCTGCATGCTGACGGGGAACTTCCCCTGGGAGAAGGCCATGCCGAACAACGCCTTCTACGAAGAGTTCGTCCGCTGGCAGCGCCGCCGCTCCGGCGCCGCGCCGTCGCAGTGGCGCCGCTTCACGGATGAAGCTCTGCGGATGTTTCGCCGGCTGCTGTCCATCGAGCAGCAGCGCCGCTGCGCCATCAAAGAAGTCTTCAGCTACTTCAACCACAGCTGGATGTTGGACACGGAGAACGGGAACGGTGGCGCGGCGACCGCCAACGCCGTGGACATCAGCTCGTCTTCGTCGGAGGAGGACGCGCTGGTGGACAGGCTGAAGCAGCAGAGCCTGTCGCCCGGCTGCATGGACGCCCACTTCGCCTCAAACGGCGAGCGAGTCAACAGGAACAGCAGCGACAGGAGGCGGATCCTGGTGACCACGCCCATCGAGATCTGCGTGTAG